The DNA region GTTCGAGAGCAGACTTTCGGGGCGATGCACCTTCATATCTACAGCCGATGTGCCAATCACCGCACCCATTTCGGCTTCCATTCGCACTTTAAATGGATGAATATAGGACAAATACGAGCTGTCAGCCAGCGTATCGGCTTGTGCATCCAGGGCAATTTTATCTGATTGCCAATAAGTGACCACCGCTACCTTTGGGCTGCAGGCACCAAAGAAACCAAATAGCAGCAAGTACGACAGTAGTTTTTCAAACTTCATTTCACTGGTATTTTATCATCAATACAAACTCAAGCTGTAATTAGAAGGCGGATGTATTTTTCGGCGTGTCAAAGTTAATCACGGAGGTCGGATTAACCTATAGCTTTTTTTTCCGATGTCTGACGTGGCACCTGGCTGCAGGAGAAGTAAATGCCGTTTTCAGAGGCAACCATTTAAATAGCTGATTTAAATTTAGTTATCAAGAATGTTCACAAGACAAAAAACTTTTCGGATTGCTTGCTGCACGGGCTAAAATTGAATTGCCAACCCATCTTTTATTCCTTAACTTTGCCAGCGAACGCAGTTAAGCTGGTAACAGATAACCGGTCAAAATCAAAACCTTCAGGTGCCGGGAGGCACCATACCCAAAACAAACCATTAGCATGGAAAAGAAAAAGCCCAGTTATGAGGAACTTGAGCAACTCCTCGAGGAGGCAAGGGCAACCATTGAAGCAATGAAAACAGAACGCGGGGCATCTGGATTAGAGGTCACAGAAGCGTCGCAAATTGAAGGCCAGAAGTTTTCCACCTTTGGCGAACTCCCTGTCCCGAAGGACTTTCTGACCCAAAGGCTGATCACCGCCTTTCGGGCAGTTAAAGACCTGATCTGGATTCTGGACAAAGACCACAGAATACTTTGGACCAATCAGGCCAGTATAGAGGGCCTGCCATGCTGTTGGATGCTCAACAGCAGCCCCTGCTTCGGTCAGCTACACAACCGGCAGGAACCAATACCAGGTTGCCCTCTGGAACGCAGCAAGGAAAGCCTGAAAAGGGAAAAGCTGGAAATGACTGAGAACGGAAGGCACTATGAGATTACTGTTGACCCCATACTTGATGCTGAGGGCAGGTTCGATGGCTGCGTGCACGTATTGTCAGATATTACAGAGGCAAAAAATATACAGTTATCCCTCGAGCGGAGTGAAAATCAATTCAGATGGCTTGCCGAGAAAGCAACGGACATCATCTACAGGTATGAGTTCAAACCCCGTCGCGGTTTCACTTATGTGTGCCCTTCGGCCACCCGCATCACAGGATACACCCCAGAAGAACACTATGCCGATCCTGATCTGGGTATGAAACTGGTGCATCCCGATGATCAGCCCCTGCTTGCGGCTTATTTTGAAAATCAGGGAGCTTTCGAAAAACCACTTGAGCTGCGTTGGATCAGAAAAGACGGAAGCATGCTCTGGACTGAACAACGCAATGTGCCCGTTTTTGATGAAAAGGGCGATATTGTGGCCATCAAGGGAATAGCGCGCGATATTACCGATCGGAAACTGATCGAGCTGCAACAACAGGAACTCGAGCGTAAGATGCAAACCATCATTGAAAATATTGATGGTTTGGTGTACCACTGCCGTTTCGACCACGATTGGACGATGGAATACCTCAGTCCGGCATGTCAGAAAATCACGGGCTATCTGCCTGAAGAGCTTATCAACAACGCCCTCCTTTCTTTCAACGAAGTGATTCATCCTGACTACAGGGAATATTGCTGGAACATCTGGCAGCAGGCTCTGCCCGAAAAAAAGACAGTCGAGCTGGAGTATCCCATCATCACAAAATCAGGTGAGGAGCGATGGGTCTGGGAACGCGGTTGTGGGATATTCGACAGCCAGGGCAATATCGTAGCCCTCGAAGGATTTATTACCGACATCACCGGGCGGCGCGAAACAGAGGAGCAACTGAGGAAGTTGTTTCGCGCTGTTGAACAGAGTCCGGTGAGTGTAGTGATCACCGACCGCGAGGGAAACATTGAATATGTGAATGAAAAATTTACCTTGATCTCAGGATACACCAAATCCGAAGTTTTTGGACAAAATCCCAGGATACTTCAATCCGGTATTCAGACGCTCGAGTTTTACAAAAAGATGTGGGAAACGATTACCAGCGGCAAGGTATGGTCGGGAGAATTGTGCAACAAAAAGAAAAACGGAGAGCTTTACTGGGAGCTTGCGCAAATTAGTCCTGTGCGGGGGCTGAACGGCGAAATCACACACTATGTTGCGGTAAAAGAAGATATCACCGTAAGAAAACGCACCAATACCGGGTATAAAATCCTTTATTCGATTTCCCGTCTGCTTCATGACAAGCACGACCTGGTCCGTTTCTTCGAATCGCTACGAAAAGAGCTGGGTCAGCTTTACGACATAAACAACTTCTTTGCAGCAAGTTATGATGACCAGAATGCATCGCTCCGAAAGTGGGTTTTCTATGACGAGAATGATGATTTTGATACCTGGGAAGCAAGGGTTTCCATTTCGGGCCATGTGGCCATGTGGAACCAGACAATTTTTTTGAAGGGAGAAGAAATTCAGCGCTTCAGCCAACTGCACAATATTCCAGATACCGGAACGGAGCCGCAATGCTGGCTTGGCGTGCCCATTGTTGCCAACAAGAAAGTTGTGGGAGTGATGGTAGTTCAGGACTATCACAATCCCAACGCATTTACAGATGCTGACAAGGCATTGCTGGAGATGCTGGCCCATGAAACCGGGGTGTTTATCGAAAAACAACACTATATCAGCGACCTGATTAAAGCGAAGGAGAAAGCCGAGCAAAGCGATAAGCTCAAGTCGGCCTTTCTGGCCAATATGAGCCACGAAATCCGGACACCCATGAATGGCATTCTGGGATTTGCCGAATTGCTCAAGGCGCCCGATCTGAGCAGTGAGGAACGCGACGAATACATCGCGCTCATCAACAAAAGCGGGGAACGCATGCTCAACATCATCAACGACATCATCGATATTTCGCGCATCGAAGCAGGGGTGGTAGAGGTCTATCCCGCTGAAACTGACCTCAACGAACAGCTGAGCTTTATCTACAATTTTTTCAAACCTCAGGCCCAGGAAAAAGGCCTTCAACTGTTGTTGAAAAACGAGCTTCGGCCCGGCCAGAACAAACTCATCACCGACAAGGAAAAGCTGTATGCCATCCTGACCAATCTCGTAAAAAATGCCATCAAGTACACGCATCAGGGGTTTATCGAGTTAAGCTGCCGCTACCAGAATGGTCAGATCTTATTTTCGGTGAGCGACACAGGCATTGGCATACCGAAAGATCGCTAACAAGCCATATTCGAACGTTTTGTACAGGCCGACATAGAAAACCGGATGGCATATCAGGGTGCAGGCATCGGTTTGGCCATCACCAAAGCTTACGTGGAAATGCTGGGAGGAAACATAGGCGTGGAAAGCGAACCGGGCAAAGGCTCTACTTTTTGGTTCACCCTGCCTTCGGGCAAGGAGGATACCTCTGAAATGCATCAAAAGAAACCGGATTTGACAGCTAACCTGCAGGATTCCGGATTCAATAAGCCAGTAATGCTAGTTGCTGAAGACGACGACACTTCTGTCATGCTCCTGCAGCGCATGCTGGAACCTTTGAGCAGCAAACTATTCTGGGCAGACAACGGAACCGATGCCGTTGAAATATTGCGCGCACATCCGGAGATCAACCTGATTTTGATGGACATGCGGATGCCGGTGATGGGAGGCTACGAAGCCACAAAACAAATCAGAAGTTTCAACAAGGACGTCATCATCATCGCCCAGACTGCCCACGCCATGACCGGCGACCGCGACAAAGCGCTCGAGGCCGGGTGTAATGATTACATCACCAAACCCATAAGCAGAGAAAAACTCAAAACACTGATCGGCAAATATTACGATATTTGAGGAGACCAACTGACCATTTGTTCCTGACCAAAACCGGATGCCATGAAAACTGAGATGACAATTCTGGTGATCAGCAAACGCGAGAAAGATCTGAAAGCACTGGAAGCAGTCCCGGTGGGCGAAACAGCCAAAACTTTGCTTGTTGGTGCTGATGGGAATGCTGATGCAATTGCGAATAAGATAAAAGCAGTTCAGCCCGACCTGATATTTTATGCCATTGATGCGGGGTTTCAGGAAAATGAGTGGTCGCTGGTCAGAAAGACAGCCTCCGAAGCGGGCATCCCTTTGATTGCGTGCTATCGCCCGGAACTGATCGGGAATTTCAGGTCGCTTTTGCCCGAAGATGATTTCGACGGACTGCTGCCCATGCCCCCCGATCCGCTGATGCTGTCATGGATGGTGAGGCATGCCCTGAGAACAGCAAGTGAAAAAACATCGCCTGACAGCCTGAGTGCCCGCGCAAATGAGCAAACCCAGCCAGCGGAACCTGGCAGTACGCCTACACTGTCAGATTTTGCACTCGCTGAAAGCCTTGCGGGAATCGGGCACTGGAAGCTGGATCTCG from Bacteroidota bacterium includes:
- a CDS encoding response regulator, translated to MAYQGAGIGLAITKAYVEMLGGNIGVESEPGKGSTFWFTLPSGKEDTSEMHQKKPDLTANLQDSGFNKPVMLVAEDDDTSVMLLQRMLEPLSSKLFWADNGTDAVEILRAHPEINLILMDMRMPVMGGYEATKQIRSFNKDVIIIAQTAHAMTGDRDKALEAGCNDYITKPISREKLKTLIGKYYDI
- a CDS encoding PAS domain S-box protein translates to MEKKKPSYEELEQLLEEARATIEAMKTERGASGLEVTEASQIEGQKFSTFGELPVPKDFLTQRLITAFRAVKDLIWILDKDHRILWTNQASIEGLPCCWMLNSSPCFGQLHNRQEPIPGCPLERSKESLKREKLEMTENGRHYEITVDPILDAEGRFDGCVHVLSDITEAKNIQLSLERSENQFRWLAEKATDIIYRYEFKPRRGFTYVCPSATRITGYTPEEHYADPDLGMKLVHPDDQPLLAAYFENQGAFEKPLELRWIRKDGSMLWTEQRNVPVFDEKGDIVAIKGIARDITDRKLIELQQQELERKMQTIIENIDGLVYHCRFDHDWTMEYLSPACQKITGYLPEELINNALLSFNEVIHPDYREYCWNIWQQALPEKKTVELEYPIITKSGEERWVWERGCGIFDSQGNIVALEGFITDITGRRETEEQLRKLFRAVEQSPVSVVITDREGNIEYVNEKFTLISGYTKSEVFGQNPRILQSGIQTLEFYKKMWETITSGKVWSGELCNKKKNGELYWELAQISPVRGLNGEITHYVAVKEDITVRKRTNTGYKILYSISRLLHDKHDLVRFFESLRKELGQLYDINNFFAASYDDQNASLRKWVFYDENDDFDTWEARVSISGHVAMWNQTIFLKGEEIQRFSQLHNIPDTGTEPQCWLGVPIVANKKVVGVMVVQDYHNPNAFTDADKALLEMLAHETGVFIEKQHYISDLIKAKEKAEQSDKLKSAFLANMSHEIRTPMNGILGFAELLKAPDLSSEERDEYIALINKSGERMLNIINDIIDISRIEAGVVEVYPAETDLNEQLSFIYNFFKPQAQEKGLQLLLKNELRPGQNKLITDKEKLYAILTNLVKNAIKYTHQGFIELSCRYQNGQILFSVSDTGIGIPKDR